The following are encoded in a window of Bradyrhizobium guangdongense genomic DNA:
- a CDS encoding TerB family tellurite resistance protein, whose protein sequence is MSDVNTSTPIELEITEPRRISEQAAAALVIAGALVAVADRRVSPVERDEVIRFIRERDLAPHIGDERLFAMFDELAERLEEPDFANVVTNTLRPVSDLPLSSHLIELSERVAAADEDVHPHEVQAIKLLRLLTLVLPRAKPVGPAAVNVVTKE, encoded by the coding sequence ATGTCTGACGTGAACACTTCCACTCCGATCGAACTCGAGATTACCGAGCCGCGTCGCATCAGCGAGCAGGCTGCCGCGGCGCTGGTGATTGCAGGCGCGCTGGTCGCCGTGGCCGACCGCCGCGTGTCCCCGGTCGAGCGCGACGAGGTGATCCGATTCATCAGGGAGCGCGACTTGGCGCCGCATATCGGCGATGAGCGCCTGTTCGCGATGTTCGACGAACTGGCCGAACGGCTCGAGGAGCCCGATTTCGCCAATGTGGTGACCAATACGCTGCGCCCGGTCTCCGACCTGCCGCTCTCGTCCCATCTCATCGAACTGTCGGAGCGCGTTGCGGCCGCGGACGAGGACGTGCATCCGCATGAGGTGCAGGCGATCAAGCTGTTGCGCCTGCTGACGCTGGTGCTGCCGCGCGCGAAACCGGTCGGGCCCGCCGCAGTTAACGTGGTGACCAAGGAGTGA
- the nhaA gene encoding Na+/H+ antiporter NhaA: MNDQLPGRQLPKSLPLVERALVALQQFLHIEAVSGGALLVAAAAALLWANSPFAHSYHDLWNLTVPLRSGEFAFTRSLHFWINDGLMTVFFLVVGMEVRREIHEGALSRFDQAILPVLAAIGGVIVPALIYLSFNNVAGRSQGWAIPTATDIAFAVGVLALLGRSIPANIRVFLLALAIIDDIIAVLIIALFYSSGLDLNGFLIGSLGVLLALGLQRLGLNSAFAYVLPALVVWAGFLMAGIHPTLAGVVLGLITPVRSAREEIVPPVIRVEAALHPWVAYAIMPLFALANAGVDLRSAELSGGAEFVTLGVGLALCAGKPIGVIAATWLAVRVGRCRLAPDVTWTGVCLIGLLAGIGFTMSIFIAMLAFTDERLLDAAKFGVLLGSLISVTLGLGWGAEYAHRQRAQADH; the protein is encoded by the coding sequence ATGAACGATCAGCTGCCCGGCAGGCAATTGCCGAAATCCCTTCCTCTTGTCGAACGCGCGCTCGTTGCGCTCCAGCAGTTCCTGCACATCGAGGCCGTCAGCGGTGGCGCGCTGCTCGTGGCTGCAGCCGCGGCATTGCTGTGGGCCAACTCACCCTTCGCCCATTCCTATCACGATCTCTGGAACCTGACCGTCCCGCTTCGGTCAGGCGAATTCGCGTTTACGCGATCGCTGCATTTCTGGATCAACGATGGATTGATGACGGTCTTCTTTCTCGTCGTCGGCATGGAGGTCCGTCGCGAAATCCACGAGGGCGCGCTGAGCCGGTTCGATCAGGCGATCCTGCCGGTGCTGGCGGCCATCGGCGGCGTGATCGTGCCTGCGCTGATCTATCTGAGCTTCAACAACGTCGCAGGTCGCAGTCAGGGCTGGGCGATACCGACCGCGACCGATATCGCCTTCGCGGTCGGCGTGCTCGCTCTGCTTGGGCGATCGATCCCCGCGAATATCCGCGTCTTTCTGCTGGCTCTCGCCATCATCGACGACATCATCGCCGTTCTCATCATCGCGCTGTTCTACAGCAGCGGACTCGACCTCAACGGCTTTCTCATCGGATCGCTCGGCGTGCTGCTGGCGCTCGGGCTGCAGCGGCTCGGCCTGAACTCCGCGTTTGCCTATGTCCTGCCGGCGCTCGTCGTTTGGGCGGGATTCCTCATGGCCGGAATCCATCCGACGCTCGCAGGCGTCGTGCTCGGCTTGATCACGCCGGTGCGCTCCGCACGTGAGGAGATCGTGCCGCCGGTCATTCGCGTCGAGGCGGCGCTGCATCCCTGGGTCGCTTACGCCATCATGCCGCTGTTCGCGCTGGCCAATGCCGGCGTCGATCTTCGGAGCGCCGAACTCAGCGGCGGCGCTGAATTCGTGACGCTCGGCGTCGGGCTTGCGCTTTGCGCGGGAAAGCCGATCGGCGTGATCGCTGCGACCTGGCTTGCCGTGCGTGTCGGCCGATGCCGACTGGCGCCGGACGTGACGTGGACTGGTGTCTGCCTCATCGGATTGTTGGCCGGAATCGGCTTCACCATGTCGATCTTCATCGCCATGCTCGCATTCACCGATGAGCGGCTGCTGGACGCCGCAAAATTCGGCGTGCTGCTCGGCTCGCTCATCTCGGTGACGCTTGGCCTCGGCTGGGGCGCAGAATATGCCCACCGGCAGCGCGCGCAGGCCGACCATTGA